GTACCGCTCGCTACCTGTTTGATCTTGTATTCTTAGTTGCAACCCTTTTTGTACGAATAGCACCCGGAGGTTTAAGGTATCGGGAAAGTTGTGAACGAAAGATGAGTCTACCTGAGCGTAGCCCGTAGTACTACTTACTAACCATAAAAGTAGCATCATAACTGATACCGTAGCCCACCACCTGCTCATGAGCGAATAAATCCAACCATGCTACTATAAGCTTACAGATCAGGTTTTGTTCTGTTCACTGGTCTGGATACCCGACAATATGGCTCTAATGGCGTTAGCATTTTCCATCCATTGGTACATTTCAGCTTCATCTTGTTGTTCCAACCAAGTTTTGAATTGTTGAAGCTGATCAATGTAGGCTGATAACGACTGATGAACGTTTTGGGCGTTTTGCATAAAGATAGGAGCCCACATAGCGGGATTACTCTTAGCCAATCGTACGGTAGAAGAAAAGCCACTACCCGCCATCTCGAAGATGCTCTGCTCATCTTTTTCTCTCTCCAGCACCGCGTTACTCAGCGCAAACGAACTAATGTGGCTCAAATGCGAAACATAGGCAATGTGTCGATCGTGCGCGGCTGATTCCATGTAGCTGATTTGCATCCGTAGCTTATTCCGAAACAAATACTCCACTCGCTCCAGCGCATCAATATCAGAATACTCTTTATCGCAAATAATCATTTGCTTGCCCAGCAAAAGTTCAGTAAATGCAGCAACAGGCCCCGACCGTTCGGTACCAGCAATGGGATGAGCCGCTACGAACCGCTTCCGGCGAGGATGAGCATCGGCTACTTGGCAGATTTGCTCTTTGGTAGAACCCAAATCAACTACTACGCTTCGGTCACCTATATGGCTCAATACATCGGGCAACAAACCTAGAATAGTATTCACCGGTACGGCCAAAATTACTACTTCGGCTTGTCTTACTGCCGCCTGGAGTGGTAAAATCTTGTCGGCGATGCCCAACGTCAGAGCCTGGGCAGCGTGCTGCTCGGAAGTATCTACTCCAACTATTCTACATTCGGGCAAATCTTTTTTCAGTGCTAAGGCAGTAGATCCGCCTAGCAACCCTAATCCAATAACGGAGATATTCATACGGACGACACGATTCGGTGAACAGCTTGCAGTAAACGCTCCTGAGAAACGCAGAGCGAAAAGCGAAGATACCGATTTCCCTGGTTACCAAAAATATGTCCGGGAGTGATAAACACCTGGTGTTGCTGCAAGATTCGCTCACTCAGGGCTTCGGCGCTCTCCTCATTTGTCGGAATCTGCGCCCAAACGAACATTCCCTGCTGCTGAGCATCAAACTTGCAGTTTAAGGTATCGGCCAGTTTGAAAGTGATCTGTTGCCGCTCTTGGTATTCTTGGTTACGCTGCTGGTGCCAAGTTGGCGAATTCTGCAATGCTACTACCGCAGACTGTTGTACGGCCTTAAACATACCGGAGTCAACATTACTTTTAACCTTAATAATTTCATTTAAATAGTCGGCTCGCCCGGCAATCCAGCCAATACGCCACCCGGCCATGTTATGCGATTTGCTAAGTGAGTGTAGTTCAATGGCTACTTCTTTCGCTCCCGGCACCGATAAAATACTGAGCGGTTGATTTTTATTCAGTACCAACGCGTAAGGATTATCATGGCAGATTAGTATATTTCTCGCTTGGGCAAAAGCGACTAATTTCTCAAACACCTCGTATTGGGCCGGAGCCCCGGTCGGCATATGCGGATAGTTACACCATAGTAGCTTTGTTCGCCCGGTATCCAAGCTTTCTAATGCGGTAAAATCTGGTTGCCAGGTTTCATCTTGAAGTGGATACGTTTGCACCCGAGCCTCTACCATGTGAGTGACCGCCGTATACGCCGGATAGCCTAACGACGGTACTAGCACTTCATCTCCCGGATTTAAGAAAGCCATTGAGATATGCGTAATACCTTCTTTTGAACCCATCAGGGGCAGCACTTCTTGTTCAGCATTCAGCTCTATCGAGAAAGTACGTTTACTCCACGCAGCTATCGCTTGGCGTAGCGCTGCCACTCCCCGGTAGGGCTGGTAGCCGTGGGCATCCGATTTTTGAGCCGCTTCACTGAGAGTTTCAATGGTTGTGGAGGAAGGAGGTAAGTCGGGGCTGCCAATTCCGAGGTTGATTACATCCTGACCTGCTTCGTTCATCTGCCGAATTTGCTGGAGCTTACGCGAGAAGTAGTACTCTTCAACCTGCTGAAGACGACGAGCGGGAGAGATTATCATTTTTAGTCGTCAGCGAGAATATCGTCTAAGATTTTATCAATGTTCGTCGTTTTGAGCCTAACAGTATTATATAAATCAGACAACCCAACAGTATCTGGTGGAAAAGTCCAAAGTGCTTCCTCAGATGTAGACTCCAATAGTTCTAATCTTATAATAACTTCCTGCTTCCTCTTTTTCGTAGTGAAAGAAACGTAACTGTATTCGTGTTGCACAGGCTGATACTGATATAATCTGAATGAATTTTCTCGGTATGCTGTAGTGTATACTCTACCCACAACAAGACCAACCTTAGATTCTAACATATTCAGCTTCTGACTGACTACACTCCATTTTAGCCGATCATCAATTGTTTCTTTTATCAGCTTTACTACTGCTTTACCGGCTTTCTCTCTATCAAACATAACGGTCGAATTTGCTACTGTCTTCAAGTAGATTTTTTAGGTATACTATTAACGCTAAAGTATTCTCGTAAGATTCCAAAACATCTTGTCTACGAACCATCTTACTACTTCTTCTAAAATTGATAGAAGCGATCGTTTTTCTCGACTACTATCTTCAAGATAGCCATTTTTTATCAATTCTAGCTTATTTAGGGTCTGATGGGGTGTAGGACACGGATGTTAAGCGGCTATCTTT
This region of Tunicatimonas pelagia genomic DNA includes:
- a CDS encoding prephenate dehydrogenase translates to MNISVIGLGLLGGSTALALKKDLPECRIVGVDTSEQHAAQALTLGIADKILPLQAAVRQAEVVILAVPVNTILGLLPDVLSHIGDRSVVVDLGSTKEQICQVADAHPRRKRFVAAHPIAGTERSGPVAAFTELLLGKQMIICDKEYSDIDALERVEYLFRNKLRMQISYMESAAHDRHIAYVSHLSHISSFALSNAVLEREKDEQSIFEMAGSGFSSTVRLAKSNPAMWAPIFMQNAQNVHQSLSAYIDQLQQFKTWLEQQDEAEMYQWMENANAIRAILSGIQTSEQNKT
- a CDS encoding pyridoxal phosphate-dependent aminotransferase, with the translated sequence MIISPARRLQQVEEYYFSRKLQQIRQMNEAGQDVINLGIGSPDLPPSSTTIETLSEAAQKSDAHGYQPYRGVAALRQAIAAWSKRTFSIELNAEQEVLPLMGSKEGITHISMAFLNPGDEVLVPSLGYPAYTAVTHMVEARVQTYPLQDETWQPDFTALESLDTGRTKLLWCNYPHMPTGAPAQYEVFEKLVAFAQARNILICHDNPYALVLNKNQPLSILSVPGAKEVAIELHSLSKSHNMAGWRIGWIAGRADYLNEIIKVKSNVDSGMFKAVQQSAVVALQNSPTWHQQRNQEYQERQQITFKLADTLNCKFDAQQQGMFVWAQIPTNEESAEALSERILQQHQVFITPGHIFGNQGNRYLRFSLCVSQERLLQAVHRIVSSV